TGCGCCCGTCAATTTGTTGTCCATTAACATCTATAATCCCTATAAGGTTGTCTACTTTGTGATGCGCTGCAAAAGCTGCAGCTTCCCAAATTTGTCCTTCTTGAATTTCGCCATCGCCAAGCATAACATAAACAAAAGTGGGGTCATTGTCTAACTTTTTACCTAGTGCATGTCCAATAGCTACCGAGAAACCTTGTCCTAATGAACCTGTGGCTACACGAATGCCTTCTAATCCTTCTTTGGTAGCAGGATGCCCTTGCAAACGGCTGTTAATTTTTCTAAACGTAGCTAACTCTGAAATAGGAAAATATCCTGTACGAGCTAACACGCTGTACAACACAGGCGAAATATGCCCATTTGAAAGATAAAACACATCCTCAAATTTTCCTTCCATTACAAAAGGCTTGGGCTGATGGCGCATAATGTTAAAAAATAAGCACACTAAAATGTCTGTACAACCTAATGAGCCCCCAGGATGTCCCGATGCAGCACCATGTACCATTCTCACAATATCTCTACGTACTTGAAATGTAATTTTTTCTAACTCCTTTACATCCTCAATAGGAGAAAAATAGTTCATGCAACAAAACTACTAAAAAACTTGTAGCTTGAATTTTAGAAAAGTCTTTGTACTTCACTTTTTTCCGTCAGATGAGTAGTGGTATTTTTTAGCCAAAGAATACCTGGCTGTTTACCTACCTCAAGACTACCAAACTTGTCTTCAATATACAGCGCTTCTGCTCCGTTTAAGGTTGCCCAAACGATGAGTCTATTCAAGTCTAAATGAGGAAAATATTGCTGCAACGTTTGCAACTCTGCTAAAATACTTAATTGGTCATTACTTGCCAAACTGTCTGTACCTACACATACTTTAACTTTATACTTGACAAACATGTCTACATCAGGTAAGCGGTTTTCAATATATAAATTAGCATTTGGACAAAGCACAAAATAAGGTTTTTCAAAATGCTCCAGTATAGCGTTTAGTTCGTTTTCATTGAGATATGTATTATGTACAAATAATATGTGAATCATGCTTTTGGGATAAGCAGAGTCAAACGGAAAATGTACAATCCATTCTTGAACAGGATTGTTAGTTTTAGGTTCAAAAAAAGATAAGTCACCAAACCATTCTAACAGTCTTTGATACATTTTGCCTTCTCTTTTTTCAAAGAGTTCTCGCTCTGTATCACTTTCTAACAGATGATAAGATAAAATATGCCGCTCTCCACAAGCATAGTCCAAAATATCTTTGAGTAAGGGCAAACTTACAGAATAAGGTGCATGCGGCGTTAAGCTTTTATGTTCGGATTTTAATTCATGAAATAGTGTCAAAGCTTGAAGGAAACGTTCTTGGGCTTTATCGGGGTGCAATCCAAAACTTTCAACAAATGTGTGAATGTGAAGTGTAGTCAACTTTTCTTTTATTCTAAATGTGTGCTTAGTGTTGCTGATATCGCCTACGGCTACAATACCTTGCTTAGCCATTTCAACGATAGCCTTAGCAATCTCCTGCTCCGAAGGTGCATATTTTTGTAAAGGAATAAGAGCATCAAGAAACGCATTCAATCCAAGATTCTTACGAATTTTACCTTTAAGGTGAGAAAGTTCCAAATGACAATGTGCATTGACAAATCCAGGGCATAGCGATCCTGGGTAAAAAGTAGGCTGTATATTTCTTTCACTGCATTCTTGTGGACTTAAAATAGCCCTTATTACTCCTTTTTCATCAACCTGAATAGCATAGTTTTTAAGTACTTCTCCATTTCCTACGTAAATATAATCCGCGCTAATGGTTTGCATACAGCAAAAATACAAGTTTTTAAGTGCTATGGGCTATTTTCTTAATTTTGCACACATGAAAGAATTTTTTGGTTTTTTTCAGCAAACCTATTGGGGAAATACAGTAGGTAACTACATCTTAATCGGAATTATTTTGTCTGTTTCCATTTTTTTACGTAAAAAAATTGCCACATTCATCAAAAAACTTTTTGAAACTTATCTTGTCAAAAAAGGCTATGAAATAGATGATGAAAAAGTAGATAGCATCACTCGCAGACCTATCTATTACTTTATTTTCTTTTTAGGTTTATGGCTATGCTATCATTTTTATCAGGTACCTAAGGAGTGGCAAGCCGGCGGTGAATGGCTTACAAATGCCAAAGGGGAAAAAATATACAAACCCTACATTGGATTTTTTGAAATATTAGGATACGTAATTAAAACTTTATTTGTTATCAGCATTGCTCGGATGCTCTCCGCTATAGCTAACGCGATTGCTTTTATAATTAGTATGCACGTAAAAAAAACCCAATCTCGTACTGATGACCAAATTGTACCCTTATTATACCAAGTTACCAAAGTACTTATTTATACCTTTACGATAATTTTTTTACTGGGAAATGTATTTCACTTGAACGTAAGTAATATTCTAACAGGAGTAGGAATAGGTGGTATTGCTATTGCTTTGGGCGCACAAGAAACCATAGGAAACTTTATTAGCTCTCTGGTTATTGTATTTGACAAGCCTTTTCAAGTAGGAGATTTTATTAAATATGGGGCAAACGAAGGTTTTGTAGAACAAATTGGATTTAGAAGCACTAAAATTAGAGGATTAGATAGAACACTTTACGTAGTACCTAACAGAGCTTTAACGGGCGTAGAAGTTGTCAATTTTTCAAAAAGGACACATAGAAGGGGCTTTTATACGCTGCGCCTTCAATATGATACAACCCCCGCACAAATAAAAGCTATTAAAACCCAAGTATTAGAAATGCTAAAGCAAGATGAACGCTTAGACCCTGAAATGTATGTCCATTTGCATGATTTTGGTCAGTTTGGTTTTGAAATGCAAATTATTTACTACTTAACCAACATTGATTATCTTCATGGTACAACTACTCATGAAGATATTCTACTCAAAATAACTGATATTGTACTTAAAAATGGGGCAA
Above is a window of Bacteroidia bacterium DNA encoding:
- a CDS encoding transketolase; its protein translation is MNYFSPIEDVKELEKITFQVRRDIVRMVHGAASGHPGGSLGCTDILVCLFFNIMRHQPKPFVMEGKFEDVFYLSNGHISPVLYSVLARTGYFPISELATFRKINSRLQGHPATKEGLEGIRVATGSLGQGFSVAIGHALGKKLDNDPTFVYVMLGDGEIQEGQIWEAAAFAAHHKVDNLIGIIDVNGQQIDGRTEEVMNNRDIKAKFESFGWQVLQMNGHDIPQILDTFRKAKSLCGKGIPTIILAHTIMGKGVDFMEGTHKWHGVAPNDAQLAQALMQLPETLGDY
- a CDS encoding amidohydrolase family protein gives rise to the protein MQTISADYIYVGNGEVLKNYAIQVDEKGVIRAILSPQECSERNIQPTFYPGSLCPGFVNAHCHLELSHLKGKIRKNLGLNAFLDALIPLQKYAPSEQEIAKAIVEMAKQGIVAVGDISNTKHTFRIKEKLTTLHIHTFVESFGLHPDKAQERFLQALTLFHELKSEHKSLTPHAPYSVSLPLLKDILDYACGERHILSYHLLESDTERELFEKREGKMYQRLLEWFGDLSFFEPKTNNPVQEWIVHFPFDSAYPKSMIHILFVHNTYLNENELNAILEHFEKPYFVLCPNANLYIENRLPDVDMFVKYKVKVCVGTDSLASNDQLSILAELQTLQQYFPHLDLNRLIVWATLNGAEALYIEDKFGSLEVGKQPGILWLKNTTTHLTEKSEVQRLF
- a CDS encoding mechanosensitive ion channel family protein, which encodes MKEFFGFFQQTYWGNTVGNYILIGIILSVSIFLRKKIATFIKKLFETYLVKKGYEIDDEKVDSITRRPIYYFIFFLGLWLCYHFYQVPKEWQAGGEWLTNAKGEKIYKPYIGFFEILGYVIKTLFVISIARMLSAIANAIAFIISMHVKKTQSRTDDQIVPLLYQVTKVLIYTFTIIFLLGNVFHLNVSNILTGVGIGGIAIALGAQETIGNFISSLVIVFDKPFQVGDFIKYGANEGFVEQIGFRSTKIRGLDRTLYVVPNRALTGVEVVNFSKRTHRRGFYTLRLQYDTTPAQIKAIKTQVLEMLKQDERLDPEMYVHLHDFGQFGFEMQIIYYLTNIDYLHGTTTHEDILLKITDIVLKNGAKFAVARM